In uncultured Desulfobacter sp., one DNA window encodes the following:
- a CDS encoding DUF6691 family protein, whose product MTIVLATILGIFFGFALQRVGATNPQNIINMLRLKELHLMKAIFFAIGISSTLLFVLMTIGVINVAHLSVKSSYIGVIAGGGLLGIGFAIAGYCPGTGLTALADGRKDALFFVGGGLVGALIYTLVYGNIKGSWLFDQIAGGKVMLATGSDKFQALLPIIPGTLLAAGIGIIFMLIAWKLPDKA is encoded by the coding sequence ATGACGATCGTTCTTGCAACCATACTCGGAATATTTTTTGGATTTGCCCTACAGCGAGTGGGAGCCACCAACCCTCAGAATATTATTAATATGCTTCGCCTGAAAGAGTTGCACCTGATGAAGGCTATATTTTTTGCAATCGGTATCAGTAGTACTCTTTTATTTGTGCTGATGACCATAGGTGTTATCAATGTCGCCCACCTTTCGGTTAAAAGCAGTTACATCGGTGTGATTGCTGGAGGAGGGCTGTTGGGCATCGGTTTTGCCATAGCCGGTTACTGTCCTGGAACAGGCCTGACTGCTTTGGCAGATGGACGAAAGGATGCATTGTTTTTTGTAGGCGGAGGTCTTGTGGGTGCTTTAATTTACACCCTGGTTTACGGCAATATTAAAGGCTCTTGGCTCTTTGATCAAATTGCCGGTGGTAAAGTTATGCTGGCCACAGGTTCAGATAAGTTCCAGGCACTGCTGCCCATTATACCGGGTACGCTGCTGGCAGCCGGCATCGGAATCATTTTCATGCTCATTGCTTGGAAATTGCCGGATAAGGCATGA
- a CDS encoding YeeE/YedE thiosulfate transporter family protein has protein sequence MNGQLNWFKGGLLLGAAFLFAVAFVKPIGVSTQFVIADGIVWNLFSDSVVQKDSDSKSGYSSPNAYLNKSGGKYAKNVANPINYSFVFVIAMVFGALLSSRLGGPKPTASDRSAPEVWRQRFGENPTLRYVTVFFAGVLVLFGARLAGGCTSGHMMSGMMQTSLSGYLFAVGAFAAAVPVAVLVYKRN, from the coding sequence ATGAATGGACAATTAAACTGGTTTAAAGGTGGACTTCTTCTTGGCGCTGCATTCCTTTTCGCCGTAGCTTTTGTGAAACCCATCGGTGTCTCTACCCAGTTTGTGATCGCTGACGGTATCGTATGGAACCTGTTCTCAGATTCCGTGGTTCAGAAGGATTCGGATAGCAAATCAGGCTATTCCAGTCCTAACGCATACCTGAACAAGAGCGGAGGTAAATACGCCAAGAATGTTGCTAACCCAATCAATTACAGTTTTGTTTTTGTTATTGCCATGGTCTTCGGAGCGCTTTTGTCATCCCGTTTAGGCGGCCCTAAGCCGACGGCGTCAGATCGAAGTGCCCCTGAAGTCTGGCGGCAGCGCTTTGGGGAAAACCCCACATTGCGGTATGTAACAGTATTTTTTGCCGGGGTACTTGTACTTTTCGGTGCTCGCCTGGCCGGTGGATGCACAAGCGGTCACATGATGAGTGGGATGATGCAGACATCTTTAAGTGGATATTTATTTGCCGTCGGTGCATTTGCCGCCGCAGTTCCCGTAGCTGTCTTGGTTTACAAGAGAAATTAG
- a CDS encoding metalloregulator ArsR/SmtB family transcription factor, which translates to MKQISPQKLEQNAEMASKLLKSMSHPSRLMVLCHLMDGECPVSVFNQAVPLSQSALSQHLAALRKADLVTTRREGQVIYYRLKSQAVAEILEALYRIYCNPNNEE; encoded by the coding sequence ATGAAACAAATATCTCCCCAAAAACTTGAACAAAATGCGGAAATGGCTTCAAAGCTGCTTAAAAGCATGAGTCACCCAAGCCGGCTGATGGTGTTGTGTCACTTAATGGATGGAGAATGCCCGGTTAGTGTGTTTAACCAGGCCGTCCCTTTAAGCCAGTCTGCGTTGTCTCAGCATTTGGCGGCATTGAGAAAGGCAGATCTTGTGACCACACGCCGGGAAGGTCAGGTCATCTATTACCGTCTCAAAAGTCAGGCTGTTGCAGAGATCCTTGAGGCGCTTTACCGCATCTATTGCAACCCAAATAACGAGGAGTAG